The nucleotide window TCCATCGTCAAACATGGTCAACTAGTCTGTGGTTGGCCAGCTAAGTCTTGTCGGTACCACTGAAGTCTCCTTAGATACCAAGGCTCTGCCCTTATGGACCCTCATTGGCTTCCAACTGATGGTCAACCATGGTTCCTGGGAGTCCCGGGGTCTTGGTTGCCGGTATAAAACATTCCCGAGATGTCAGTTTTTCGTGTGCCAACTCTCTCACATCACTGTCCTTCACTGGCCCGCCTTCATCATGCACGTGACATTGAAGTCTTTTGGACTGGCCAGTATTCTCTCCGTAGCCGGCACGTCGGCGGCGTTGGGAGGCTACGTGGTCAGCCCGACCCTTCAAACAGATATCCTCGCTGCGGCAGCTCTCGGCAAGCTCACCCTCCACGCTGCCCAGAATCGTGATACCACAACCTGTACCTTAGAGAATGTCGCTATTAGACGTGAATGGTGAGTACCCCATTACGATCCGCAGTGTGATCAGTCACTGATATCAAGAGCCAGGGGATCACTTTCTGCGGCAAACAGGCAAGCGTACACCAACGCAGTCAGATGTCTCATGGAACACCCGTCCCTCCTTGATCCCCTTGAGGTTCCGGGGCCAAGACACGCTTTGATGACTTCGTGGCCGTTCACATCAACCAAACCTTTTCCATCCATGGCACTGCGAACTTCCTATCATGGCACCGGTATTTTACCTATGCATTCGAGCAGGCCTTGCGAAGCGAATGCAATTACGACGGCTACCACCCCTACTGGAACTGGGGCAACTATGCCCACAACCCTCTCAACTCGCCTGTTTTTGACGggtcctccacctcgatGAGCGGGAACGGCGAGTACGTCCCTCACAATTGCACCGATGGCTTGCCCACGGGACTCAATTGCATTCCACCTGGCTCTGGCGGCGGTTGCGTTACCACTGGTCCTTTTGCCAACATGTCAGTGAACCTCGGTCCAATTGCACCAACCCTCGCGGCACCTGGCGTCGTTCCCGCATCGTCCCTGTTTGCCTACAACCCGCGCTGCCTCCGCCGTGATATCTCATCATGGGTCAGCTCCAACTGGACGACTGACTTTGAGAGCTACGACCTCATCAGCAACTACACTGACATTTTGTCTTTCCAGAACCGCATGCAAGGTGACTTTGCCACCGGTTTCTACGGGGTTCACACCGGAGGCCATTTCGCCATCGGCGGGGATCCGGGCGGTGATCTCTTTGCCAGCCCCGGTGGACCGGCGTTTTATCTGCATCATGCTCAGATCAATCGTGTGTGGTGGATCTGGCAGAATCTCCACCCTGAGACCAGGACGAATGCTATTGGGGGTACCATCACGCTTAACAACTTTCCGCCCTCGAGGAACGGTACACTGAATGATTTGCTCGACTTGGGTGTAGTTGGGCCTGCAGCGGGGGTATTGGAAATTCGCGATGTGATGAGTACGATTGGAATTGGAGGTGGGCCCTTTTGCTACATTTATGTGTAATGGCGAATATAGATTGGGTAGAAACTGTATGTAGATACCCAGGTAGTCCGTGGGTTAACAGGCAGATCACTTCGTACCTACTTTTACTGATCACTGCTTGGCGCCCGTGACGTCTCTTGAGAATAACAGATTTGTGCCCAACGTGTGGGCACTTGCTCTTGCCACGTCAGGCAACCTGCAATTCTGGGTGTCTTACCCCGCTTCACCACACGACTCAGTCTCATCAAGTATCTCACATCCGCCCATTCTCTCCTGACCACTTCATGCTCTCCGCTTTCCAGTTGGTGACAGAATCAAGTTGCTGCAGACGACATGGCCGCCGCGCTGGGACATGCAAGAGCTTTTGTCGGGCCCGTCATCCATTCTCTCTCGGTCTCGAAGCTCGAGATTACTCCCTTGGCCCTGCTGATTATTGATCCTCAAGGCAAGATCAACAAACTAGTTAAACTCGAGCCGGATGGTTTGGCAGAACAACTAGACCAAGCCCTCGACCACCTTCCTTTTTGTCTCGACCGAACCAACACCACGTACCTCAACCCGGGCGAATTCCTCATACCTGGTTTTGTCGACACCCACAACCACGCCCCTCAGTATGCTCAGCGAGGACTAGGCCAGGGAATGCACATCCTCGACTGGCTCTCCAAGATCACTTTCCCCAACGAGGCCAAGTTTTCCGATCCGGTCTATGCCCGCAAGATCTACACTGCCTGCGTGGAGGGGTCCTTGAGACAAGGCATCACCACTGCGAGCTACTTCGGTTCTGTACACGCTGAGGCGACGAAGATACTGGCTGACATCTGCTTGCAAAAGACGCAGAGGGCCTACGTGGGAAAGTGCAACATGACGCGCAACTCGCCCGACTTTTACGTGGAAAAAAGTGCGAGGGACTCGCTGAGGGAGACCAGAGAGTGCATATCACATGTCAGAGTCATAGATCCAGCAGGGAGGTTGGTAAAGTATGTAATCACACCTCGATTTGCCATCTCTTGTGACGAAGAAACACTCAAAGGGCTGGGGGACATTCGGAGCGAGAACGAGGATCTGGCAGTGCAAACGCACTTCAATGAGGCTAagcaggagatggaggagactCAGCGGCTGTTCCCGCAGTTTGGTGGGAGCGAGGCAGATCTATACCAGGAGTTTGGGCTGCTAGGGAAGAGAACGATACTGGCGCACTGCTGCTATATGGATGAGCACGAACTAGAAATAATTGAAAAGCTGGGCTGTGGAGTGGCGCACTGCCCGATAGCAAACATGAcagtgggaggggggtttatGGCAGCCCCAGTAAGGGAGCTCTTGGATAAAAAGATCAAGGTTGGGCTTGGCACGGATAGCGGTGGCGGGTTTTCCAGTAGCATGTTGGATGCTATGCGGCAGGCTATGATCGCCAGTAACGCAAGAGAGGTGATGTCTGAAGGTAAGGACAAGGGACTAAGCATCGCCGAGGTCTTTTACCTGGCAACCCTCGGAGGAGCTGCAGTCTGCTGCCTCGAAAACAAGATTGGAAGTTTCGAGGCCGGAAAGGATTTTGATGGACTGATCATTGGCACTAAAGGAGCCGACCAAGGAATCATGACCAtggtggaagaggacgacACACTGGAGACGGTGTTTGAAAAGTTCATCATGACTGGGGATGACAGGAATATTGTTGAAGTTTATGTCCAGGGGCAATATGTCAAGGGGCAAAGAGCCTGTGTTTCAACCAGCTGATGAACTTGGTACATATCAAATCAGCCactccatcatccaccagGCACTATGAGCAACCCTCTCAGTCAAATAGACCAGTCAGCAGCGTGCCAACTATCGTGAGTAACGGTGCATATCCCCAATGATTTCCATGTCCCTGCCCGTGGGTGTAGCAAATACAGCCATCAGCAAAGGCAACGGCGCTCGCCGCAATCAAAGTCCAGCCCAAAGATTTCTTAGTGCCCCAGATGGCAGCTGAGTAGAGAGCAAGGCCCATGAAGATGTCGCGGACTCCGTAGACGGCTGTCAAGCTGCTGACTGTCTCGGCGTCGGCAATGTTGGCGGGAAGGGTCCACTCGAAGAAAGTGAGTGCATGTTCGGGACGCAGTATCGCATTGATTCCAAAGCCAACAAAGAGGGTTGCAAAAGCATTGGCTGCGATGGGTAGGGCTGCGAGCTGCGAAGGTGGCATTGCAGTGGTTTCAGGTCTGTGGACAGGAGGCAAGATCAGATACTGACGCGTCTTCTAGTTGTCAAAGGGATCCCTGAGATTGTTGTGTTCGGAAAGTCGTCACAGACCGaaatgggttggttggtggtgaataGGAGAGTACTGGATGAATTTAAGTGGGGAGAATGCAAGAGCCTCCAGGCAACAAAGGCGTCCATCGGTCACCTGAATCTGGGGGTTGGTATTGACAGCACCAATTTGCTTCGGTAAGCAGTTAAGCTCCCAAAGTACCTACGTACATTCCTTTCAAGGGTCTACTTTCTTTAGTCTAGAGAATCGACCAAAACCCATTCCTCTGATCAGAGAGGTGTCGGAATGGTGCAGAGACCCAGAATACTGACCAGGGTAGGGTTACCACAAGACGCCTGGTTAGGTGGGGTAGCTTCCTCACTCCAGCCACAATTTGCTACTTGGCTACAGTAGCGCCCACTGATTTCCTTCCTGCTTCATATTCACCTGCAGGCCCTATTTATAAACAAACCCTTATTCCAATTCCGAGGGCAATATTTTCTAAATTCTCACGGAACCTTTGATCGAGTTGGCTGACAAACTTATTCTCAAACCCTTCTTACTCGGTTCGAGCTGTGGCCTACGACCTCACCTCTAAATCATCATGCACGAGCTACTCCTCTCGTCTGTCATCAAAGAACATGAAGTTCCGAAGATACTGGCTCTACTTGGCGGCTTTACCGAGATGCATGAGCGACATCAATTCACGCGTGTTCAACACTTTgagcccagcccagcagTGAAAGGCATCTCGACTATCAAAGAACTCCAGAAAGAGCGACACACAAATGCTTCACACTGGAACGAACTGCATCAGATCCTGACCAAGCAACCCTGCACCATCCAAGTGCGCACACGCCTCACTGACAGTGAAGTCGAGGGTGCCAAGAAGGGGTGGGTATTTTTTCAAGAACGCACATGCTCTCAAAGCACTGCTAACACAATGACTTTTCACAAGCAGAGAAGCAGTGAACATTCCTGCTGACAGACCTCGTCTTCTCCGGTGGACGGAGCTTCCCGATCCTCCCAGCCAACGATTACCTCCTTACATGACGCAGCGAAGAACAATTGAAATCATTGATCTCGGACTGGAAAAAATACTGGCCGACAACAAGTTTACGCATGTTCAAGCCTTCAACCCTGTCGGTTTCTTTTAACTAACTGTTCATATCTGCAGGCGAGTGTCCAACATTTTTGAAGAATCATACCACTGGTGGCAGAGAGATTACTTTACTGAGTTTGCCCTGATCCGGACCTGGATCGCTGAGGACTTCTTGCCTTCTGACAAAGTCATGAATCTCTTGGCTCGAGAGCCCTACGCCCCGTACTGGATGCTCAATGTGCGGACTCTGGTGGAATCGTCACCCGAGAGGATGCAACAGGCCCAGACACAACTTGAAAAAGTTCGGGACCAGTTCAAAGATGTGCTGGACTTCAAAATATTTGACCGCAGAGCTATGGACACGAGAATCCTTCCAGTGGTTGCTGTGTAGGCACGGCAGTATCAACGTGGATCGCAAGTGCTTGGTCTAAGAGGTGTGAAAACCCCGGGAATgcggagctggaggagaacaaggggatggtgtcgaggaaGAATTGGAAAGTAAGGGCCTTATTCTCAGCGGCAAACTGGTTAGTTGACACGATTCTAACAAAAATGAGGAATTGATATTTTGAACAGCGCATGCAGTCGACTGAGATTTGTAACTGTCAGTGGTGATCCTATTGTAACGCTGACTTGAAAGGGGCTGGCCCCTCTTGCATGtggccaaaaaaaaagaaccccTGGCAACCTCAGACCAGACAGTCAAACATTTCGGTTGGGCTTGCCGACGGCCTGCGCCAGTCGGGATCATGCCTGAGATTGGTGGGACTTCAACCGAAGAGGTAGAGGGAACTATTCCCTTGGCAGCGTCCCCTCGTCTTGCTCGCCGCTGAAGAACCCCGCAGAAGTTCCACCATTACCAATCCGGCGTGGAATCCCAGCATCACGTCTGGTCTCGGATGATATTTTTGGACTTAGCCATCGGTATTTTGACACAGTTACTTTCGATTTCCCATTACATGTCGGTCTTGCATAGGAATCGAAATGGTCTATGGTGGGAAGCCCTCGAGAGGGTGCCGCACATGTCGACAACGTCGTATAAAGGTAAATAATGGATCTTGGTACCGTGAATATACCTACTTGTCTGCCACAAGTCCAGTGCTGACCAACTGCCGATGCAACCCTCAATCTCCAGTGTGACGAGGAAAAGCCTACATGCAAACGCTGTGAGAAGTCCCGAAGAGAGTGTGGTGGTTACCGGCCCGAGTTCGAGATCGTCCACCGAGACCAGACCAAATCCACCGTTCATCGTTTGCGCAACGCACAAAGCacatcaccgcctccaccgctcGCCGACGCTGCCGAATACAGCGCTCGCGCTCTTGTCTTTGTGCAGGAAGAACCTCAGTCATGGGGCTTGGATAGCGCGAGCCCATCCCCGGTGTTAACAGTACCTCTTGCACAGCGAGCATCGTGCTACTTTGCCTCCAACTTTATCCTCGTGCCCCTGACTGAGAGTACCCCGCACGGGTTCATGGAGTATCTTATTCCACTCATTGAATCAGAACCAGCCGAGAGTTCCCTGCGCTACGCCTTCAACGCCTGCGCATTCGCACTTCTCAGCCATCACAACCGATCCGACAGTATTGACCTTGCTCAGCTATCTCTCAAAGAGCATACACTTGCGCTCGGGGGGACTTATAAAGCCCTCGGCCACCCCACCAAAGCCACCGCCCACGCCACGTTAGCTACGGTGCTCCTGTTGTCTTTATATGAGGTACGCCATCAGCAGACTCCGGACGGCTCAAGACTATTGGGAAGACATAGATCTATGCTAACATGAGTAGAGTATCACTGCCAACAGAGAAAGTCGCATGCTAGCGTGGCGCTCGCATATCGATGGCGCCGTCAACATCATTAAGTCGCGAGGCCGCGATGACATCTGCCGAACAAAAATAGGGGCCCTGCTGTTCTCAGCAGTTCGGCACCAGCTGGTAAAGCCCAATTGAATCGACAAGTCACCGAAGCGTGGAACTAACAGAGGACTAGGTCTCACGGACACTGTCCTCGGGCATGCCGATTCCCTTTGGTACAAACTGGTGGATGTCAAGTGGTGTTGAAAACAACACGCTGCTTGCCACATCTCAGCATCTCGCACTCAAATATACAGACCTCCGAACAGAATCGAACCACTTGCTAGTAGGGCAAGCCAGATCCCCTCAGTCCCTGGAGCAAATTTACCGGCTCATCCAGAAAGTAGAGGCCCTAGATCGCGAAATCATTAGCTGGCAAGCCTCAGTTCCAAGACAGTTCTGCTTTCAGACCTTGTGCTGGGTCTATGAGGACGACATCGGCCTGTCCAAGGGTGGAGACTACGCCAAAGTGGATGTGTTGCCAGGCCGCGTTGACATATACCCCGACTTTGTCACTGCTAGTGCCTGGAACATTTCAAGGGTCTCTCGGTTGCTGTTGGCAGCGCTCAGTATCCGCTTGACGGCGTACTGTTGTTCTCCCATTGACTATCGCACGACCCCGGGATACCACAGTTACCTGCTAGAGATAGCGTAGGGCGGTCACGGCAGCCTGGTTGCCGTGATGGCACGACTTTCGCCGTCTTGCTCCCTCTTCCTGTAAACTTCTTTGTTGGACAAATTTCACATCGCACCCCGACAAATGTCTTGTCCAGCGACTTTGTTAATTCACTCAACCCTTTTCCATTAGTTTTCAATTAACAAACGTCGACTTCCGTACCTAAACGAAACCCTATACTTTCCTCTTTGTTATGCTCCCTCACCTTGGGCAGAAAGACATATGTCGGCTAGATCGGATAATCGGAACCGAGGCTTGAGTGTGAAAAAGCATGTCGCTGCACTAACGATTGAGCAGTGCCGAGCTATTATCATCAACCTGGCCCATAGACTGGATGTTTTGGAGATTGTCATTGCCAAGATGCTCAGGGAAGCTGGTTGGTATAAGCTGGCGCCAGGCTGTGAGCTCCTGATGTGCTTCACAGCCGCCAAAGATTTTAAGCCACAAGGGGTGCCCGTACCCGATCTAGGCATGTTTCGTCTTGACATTACTCCTGTTAACTGTGACATCTACTGACCTCCTTGATAGATAAACACCTTGTGGCTCCCAGAGATGTGATAGATTTAAGCGTTGAGAGCATGGAGAAGCGGCTACCCAAGCCTGTGGCAGATCTGACCGGCGATCTCACGATTGACCTCACAAAAGATGATGGCTCCCACCCGACCCAGAGCCAAGTTCATGATATCAATGGACTAGCTGCGTGTCTCAGCGATAAGCAGTTTCGTGCCATTGTCCTTGAAATTGCTCATAACCCTGCCACAGCGGTCCTCACTCAGTACAAGCTCTGGGCTGCCAGTCTAGGGTGGATGGTTCCGGGCTCACGAGGACTCGCCGTGGCGCCCCAAATGATAACCAGAATGGGGGTGTCTCAATCAATCCCGGGTGGGTTACGACTCCAGAATGGCCGACCGCCCTGGCCAATCCGCGCTGGCTCAGAGAAGAAACCCAGCCACGTGCGCAAGGCTGTGAAGCCTGGCCGAGGTAAAGAATGTTTTTCCATGAAAATGCAAGATGAGACTATGATTGCTAAAACTGATCAGTGATGGTATACCGTCCAGTCAACAAGATTTCACAAGGTCCCTCCACAGACACCAAGTCGCGAAACCAAAAGAGTTCAGCGGAGACCAATAAGGTTGATATTATAGAGCAGATCTGGCAACATGCATTACCAGGGCTTTTTAAACAATAGGCGTCACCAGTATTTATCACTCTCCAAGTTGTGGTGCAAGTTGTAGAACTAGGTTAAAGACCTCGCATCACCTGGTTTTGTTCTTGGGATTAGATGGGCTATGGTCTGGACGTCCAGCCGGAGATGGAgggttggatgatgaagattgGGATGCTGCAACCACGCATATTGGCGGCGTAGATAGGGTTGCCAATCGATGTGCGTGGAAGATGATAGTGTGGGGTGGTTGATTACCTAAGTACCTACTTATaacctacctaggtagtcaTGCTGGAGAATTTTCAAGTGTATGTACCATCCCTATTACACTACTCAAACATTGGGCTTCTGGCAAGACCAGCACAAAGGGTAATCCCTTGTCACCTGTCTAAAGTAAAAAAGTTTGCCACGCACCCTGTCATATAAAACAAGAGACTTGCTCCCAGCACTTTTTAAGTTGCGTTTAGAACATCTGACTCTTCGGATTATAGTTTCTCCATTTTGTCCATTCATTTATACTCAAAAATAATATGTAGCTCCAAGACCAGCTTCGAAAAGAGCGTGTGTACTCTGGGAACACACAGGGGGTAAAATGATGCCGTGCAATACAAAGCCCGAAAGTCGCCTCAACACCCCGCTTTAATGCAAAATCAACACAGCATTGCTGCTCCCTGTTTTGATATCTTTGACCACCCAcgccatcaactccatgAAAACaccgaaaagaaaagcccAAAGCCACCTTGGCAACCTGTCTAAGCGAGCCGGACCGTTCTTGTTTCACATCCGTAAAAAAATCCTTTACGGTTCTGGTATCCAATAGCCACACCAACGCGCCGGTAGATCTCTTGTTGACCACAGGCGGGGTTCTTGATCAACAAGAGCATGGCCGACTCTCCCAGCTCTAGGCACATGATGTCCTTTTCACCGCCGCAAGGTACGTATGGGGCAAAGAGAGACCTTGGGACTTCATCGGGCACGCAGTAGTCCAACTGGCCAACGATCTCTCCGCTATGTGCGTCTTTTGTTACGATCCGGCCATCGGAGTCCTGCCGAGCAAAGAGGTCCTGGCCGGGAAATGCTGCAAAGTTGAAGCCTACGCTTTTAGCCCGCCTCCACTCAATGGCATCCCAGGATACTTGCTTCGCATTCGCTGACACGAAGCGGCGGAATCGGCCTTTCACATCCACAACTTTGACTCCCCTGCCGCGCTCTTCCATTGCCCGTCCACGGGACAAGCTGTCGGGGCTTGCCATAGGCATCCCATTGGCTGGATGAATCTTTTCTTCCACGACTGAGATGAACTTGAAGTGATCCGAGGGTTTAAAGGCGTGCTTCGTATTAGTTTCTATCCGGAGGGGGAGCGAAGCCCATGACCACGAGGGTGCAATGTGTTGCAGATTTTGTTGTGAATTCGCCCCCTTGGTGACAGACCAGGCAAGATGCCGGGCAAAGTTGTCCTTCCATAAACCTGCCAAATATTCATCACTGATGAACGAACCGCCTGCCTCGGCTTTGGCACTGTAAAAGCGAACCGCGAGCCCGGCAATGGCCAGGAACCGATCTCTAGGCTCCACCAAATCTCGCGGCGTATATGCCTCGACGATGTCAAGCCATTCCTCGTGAAGCTTTTCAATATCTCCTGTACGGCAAAGTTCGAGAAACAGCTGAGGAGACCTCCGCACCATGTTATTATTGATGGGAGTAACATGTCCCAGCTCTTCAAGCTCTGCCACTTGACTTTCCGGACAGGACCAATACCACCGCTGTTCGGTCCAGTACAAAATTCGTGGTGATAATCGTTCTTCCTGCAACGTCCATGATCTCCTTGCCACTGGCGACTCGAGCCTGATCTTGTCCAACGGCATTTGTGTATTGTGGAGCCACTTGCCGCGCAGTTTGACCGCTTTGCTGCGATGTGACCAAGCCAGCCGGTCTTTGATCATACGGTCGGTCGCCTTGGAGCTGGATGAGGCGACGAGGGTGAAGGCCGCATTTCCATACACTTCGTGCATCAGGGATGCCTCCGTGTCCCAGTTCGTCCCTTTGGGAATACATACATTGTCGATCCAAAGGTAGCTATACCCGAGGTTCTTGGTAATGCAAATCGCGTCCTGCATGGTTTCTGGCAGATGCCATGATGGAAAGGTGTTTAATCTCTCCGGGACAGGGACGCCAtccttggtcttggtacCAGCTCCTTTAATTCTGGCCCACTCAGCCGCGGGCATCTCGGTCGGATCACCCCACGAGTAGCTAAGTACCACATAATCCACCAGATTCTCGGGGCCTCTGACTAGGCGAACGTGATCGCTGTCTTTGATCTCAAGAAGCCACGTCGGATTCCGGCGTGACCAACGGTATCTTGATGAGCATTCGTGGTTGCAGTGGCAGTCCTGTATGACCCGTCGAAGCCCTTGaaagttggtgttgagacTAGCACCCCTTTTGGTTGGATCGTTGGCTAGATGGCGGGGCTCGTGATTAAGAGAAACCGTGGCAGAGAAGGATGGCTTTTGAGGGGGCGTGGACGTGAGCAGTAGTCTGTCACCGGAAGACTCAATGCTTAAAACAGCATACACGGGTGATTGGAGGTCAGGATTTGTTAAAGCCTCGACGTCTCGACCCGTGATCTGCTCCAAGAGAAACGCCCGGCGGAAAGTGCGGCAAGTGTCGCAACCAGATACTCTGGCGCAATAGTCGAGGTCTAGGAAACTGTGGTGAAGCAGGCGTGGCGACGAACAACCTTCGAAAGAGCTGTCTTGCCTCCGTTGCACCTCGCCCCACCGGATCAGGTCGCAGACCTCACCACAGCCATTGCACTGTCGTTGGCAGTATTCATTTGTCTTGATTTGGCCCAGGTCGTTGTGACTTGCTGTTGGCTGGCCAAACGTCTCCAGCACTAAACGGCTCAAGAGATGCACACGGCTCTCGAAGGCTAATATTGGTGACAACATTGTCAGTAAAGATGGACGATGGTAGTAGATAATTAACACGGAGATGGGACGAACAGTAGCAACAATGTCTAGAGGTGGATATAAGTAGATAATATCAAGCCTTCTAACTCGAAGACACTACGAAGTTACAGGGGTGAATGACATGCCCTGAGGATTTGAGGCTTGTCCTTGTTCGATGCCAAGGCTGGTTTGCGGCCAAAAGGTTCGTGCCGCTGGGCGCTGTTGGTAGACCCTTTCAGGGGTGGCGGGGGTAGGCGATGACGCACAAACCGAGCCAAGCAGCTAAGGATGGCATGGTTAGAGATGATGGGACTTGTGGAAGGCCAGGCCCTTCTTGTTGCCTGGGAAGGGACTGGGGAGGGACTGCATAGGGCTGATGCGGATTTCCAACGTGTGACAAGCCAACCGCCTATCAGCGTGCGCGTGACCGCAAATGAGCTCTTGTGGAGGGTATTGAAGGTTGTGGGAAGCGGTTGCTAGACCGAAGCGAAGCGAAGCGGCtccgtggccgtggtggtggtcgtggtggcTCAACGGCTTCCCGGGACGTTGCGAAGCACCCTCGTCAGGGCTCGCGGCACTGGAGAGTCATCCGGAGACCGGATCTTGGCATCAAGTATGCCTTGCGGCACGGTCGAAGCGTTGGTAGAGTAGTGAGGTGGTAGTACTGAGCCGAGTACGTATTGGCAAAGACCACGGATTTAGAGCCACTGCCACGGCCGAAATGAAAGAGACATTCTCTCGCGTCAGTCCAAGTGGGGATTTCGCCTGCCGTTCGGGGCAATGAAAACAAACGACTCAGAGGTGCAGGAATTGATGATGATTGCGATGGGGCCCATTTGGGATTTTGTCGCACATTGTCCAATGCCGAAAAGCGTTGTGCAAGCAACTACCGAATGATGTAAGATCGTTATGCTGTCGATACCTTATAGGGACGTCGGCAACCCCGCGGTTGGGTTCTGGCGTAGCGCTCTGGAGGTTGGAAGAGGGTTATATATATCTGTAGagttattaaaaaaaagacaaataATCATTCATCACCAGTCCCGCTGCAGACCACATGATATTCGTAGGTAGTTGATATGCAACggttccaggttgtttgTTTGTAGCAAGATGATGTGCTCATCAGAGGTCATTCGGCCCGAGGGGATCAGTGTAACAGAAGCGGCAAGGGAAGACAGGAACATGGGACGAAATTAGATGGAAGGGCAGCGGGAGATGGAAGGCGCAGTTGATGGAAGCCGAAACACTCACTCGTGGTAAATGAGCGATACCCCACACCGGCCAGTTTTGAAGCCTACTCTGTAATGCTGCTTGGGAATCTCGAGTGTGCTCGAGGCCCTAAAGAGAGccttgggggttggcggggCAGGCAAACGGCGCTGTCTCGCCCGCTAGAGGCCCCGCTGTTCCTCAGGCAGGGTGGGGATGaagggcaggcaggcaggcaggcagtgTCATGCTACTGCAACCTAAAAGAATAGAGGCTTTCGATGACATCGGTGAGGACGTTAATCTcgtgaaaaagaaaagaagcgcATTTATGTACGGGGTCCGCGTCTGGTTGGTCAAGTGCCGCCATCCAAATGTGCCTCGTCTTCCAGGCTGCGCACCCGGCTAACCTAACGGGTTTTTTGTGGACCATCGTACAGTTTCGACTTGGACTACCAAAGGTAACTCGAGTTCGGAATTGAGGCTC belongs to Podospora bellae-mahoneyi strain CBS 112042 chromosome 6, whole genome shotgun sequence and includes:
- a CDS encoding hypothetical protein (EggNog:ENOG503PBH0; COG:S), producing the protein MPSLAAWLAFESRVHLLSRLVLETFGQPTASHNDLGQIKTNEYCQRQCNGCGEVCDLIRWGEVQRRQDSSFEGCSSPRLLHHSFLDLDYCARVSGCDTCRTFRRAFLLEQITGRDVEALTNPDLQSPVYAVLSIESSGDRLLLTSTPPQKPSFSATVSLNHEPRHLANDPTKRGASLNTNFQGLRRVIQDCHCNHECSSRYRWSRRNPTWLLEIKDSDHVRLVRGPENLVDYVVLSYSWGDPTEMPAAEWARIKGAGTKTKDGVPVPERLNTFPSWHLPETMQDAICITKNLGYSYLWIDNVCIPKGTNWDTEASLMHEVYGNAAFTLVASSSSKATDRMIKDRLAWSHRSKAVKLRGKWLHNTQMPLDKIRLESPVARRSWTLQEERLSPRILYWTEQRWYWSCPESQVAELEELGHVTPINNNMVRRSPQLFLELCRTGDIEKLHEEWLDIVEAYTPRDLVEPRDRFLAIAGLAVRFYSAKAEAGGSFISDEYLAGLWKDNFARHLAWSVTKGANSQQNLQHIAPSWSWASLPLRIETNTKHAFKPSDHFKFISVVEEKIHPANGMPMASPDSLSRGRAMEERGRGVKVVDVKGRFRRFVSANAKQVSWDAIEWRRAKSVGFNFAAFPGQDLFARQDSDGRIVTKDAHSGEIVGQLDYCVPDEVPRSLFAPYVPCGGEKDIMCLELGESAMLLLIKNPACGQQEIYRRVGVAIGYQNRKGFFYGCETRTVRLA